The following coding sequences are from one Oryzisolibacter sp. LB2S window:
- a CDS encoding type IV pili methyl-accepting chemotaxis transducer N-terminal domain-containing protein produces MRKKLTLSTKLLTMGTAFLLVALASIGFTLWVTWQLEGGAAAVNEAGRLRMNMLRMILAQQNESRSDFVRLEQRFEDGLELLRTGDPARPLFVPWSEETRTRYERLRSEWQSIRAQWNGPQPPSAADAVARGDAYVSEIDDFVGAIEVQIMRWTAGLHLFQLFLVGLTIAAAVAFMVLSYWLVLNPVNQLRQALAAMRRGELGTRLAVETDDEFGQLAAGFNLMAHALQTSHEDLERKVREKTASIAEQNQRLAALYTVSALAGEAGSLETLAQGFAREMRQAAGADAAAVRWSDEANERYLLLAHDGLPRAMVEAEQCLHAGECDCAPPGVQAQMRVIPIQSTPSNRLPHCGQEGYQTVISVPVRQHQRVLGEVTLLYRGMRTPSDEMRELLSTMAQHLASALEGLRASALEREAAVAQERALIARELHDSIAQSLAFLKIQTQLLRDAIAKSNVAARDQSLAELDTGVRECYADVRELLVHFRTRTQDEDIEEALRVTLSKFEHQSGLSTQLSMQGQGLPLAPDVQIQVLHIVQEALSNVRKHAGARKVWLDVQRHPQWRFEVRDDGQGFDPRAVPPDSLHVGLGIMRERAERIGAELTLEATPGQGTCVTLQLPPTARETTGGGATMAAL; encoded by the coding sequence ATGCGCAAGAAGCTCACGCTGTCGACCAAGCTGCTGACCATGGGCACGGCATTTCTGCTCGTGGCCCTGGCATCCATAGGCTTCACGCTATGGGTGACATGGCAGCTCGAAGGCGGCGCCGCGGCCGTCAACGAGGCCGGGCGTCTGCGCATGAACATGCTGCGCATGATCCTGGCGCAGCAGAACGAGTCGCGCAGCGACTTCGTGCGTCTGGAGCAGCGCTTCGAGGACGGGCTTGAGCTGCTGCGCACGGGCGACCCGGCGCGCCCGCTGTTCGTGCCCTGGAGCGAGGAGACGCGCACGCGCTACGAGCGCCTGCGCAGCGAATGGCAGTCGATCCGCGCGCAGTGGAACGGGCCTCAGCCGCCCAGCGCCGCAGATGCCGTGGCGCGCGGTGATGCCTATGTCAGCGAGATCGACGACTTCGTCGGCGCCATCGAGGTGCAGATCATGCGCTGGACCGCGGGGCTGCACCTGTTCCAGCTGTTCCTCGTGGGCCTGACGATCGCGGCCGCCGTGGCCTTCATGGTGCTGAGCTACTGGCTGGTGCTCAACCCCGTGAACCAGCTGCGCCAGGCACTCGCGGCCATGCGCCGCGGCGAGCTCGGCACGCGCCTGGCGGTCGAGACGGATGACGAGTTCGGCCAGCTCGCCGCGGGCTTCAACCTCATGGCCCATGCGCTGCAGACCTCGCACGAGGATCTCGAGCGCAAGGTGCGCGAGAAGACGGCCAGCATCGCGGAGCAGAATCAGCGCCTGGCGGCGCTCTATACGGTGAGCGCCCTGGCGGGTGAGGCCGGCAGCCTGGAGACCCTGGCCCAGGGCTTTGCGCGCGAGATGCGGCAGGCCGCCGGGGCCGATGCGGCCGCCGTGCGCTGGTCCGACGAGGCCAACGAGCGCTATCTGCTGCTCGCCCATGACGGCCTGCCGCGCGCCATGGTCGAGGCCGAGCAATGCCTGCACGCCGGCGAATGCGACTGCGCCCCGCCCGGAGTGCAGGCGCAGATGCGCGTGATTCCGATCCAGTCCACGCCCTCGAACCGGCTGCCGCATTGCGGCCAGGAGGGCTACCAGACCGTGATCAGCGTGCCCGTGCGCCAGCACCAGCGCGTGCTCGGCGAGGTGACGCTGCTGTACCGCGGCATGCGCACCCCGTCCGACGAGATGCGCGAGCTGCTCTCCACCATGGCACAGCATCTGGCCTCCGCGCTCGAGGGCCTGCGCGCGAGCGCCCTCGAGCGCGAGGCCGCGGTGGCGCAGGAGCGCGCGCTGATCGCGCGCGAGCTGCACGACTCCATCGCCCAGTCGCTCGCGTTTCTGAAGATCCAGACCCAGCTGCTGCGCGACGCCATCGCCAAGTCCAACGTGGCCGCGCGCGACCAGAGCCTGGCCGAACTCGACACCGGCGTGCGCGAGTGCTACGCGGACGTGCGCGAGCTGCTGGTGCACTTTCGCACGCGCACGCAGGACGAGGACATCGAGGAGGCGCTGCGCGTGACGCTGTCGAAGTTCGAGCACCAGAGCGGGCTGTCGACGCAGCTGTCGATGCAGGGCCAGGGACTGCCGCTCGCGCCCGACGTGCAGATCCAGGTGCTGCACATCGTGCAGGAGGCGCTGTCCAACGTGCGCAAGCATGCAGGGGCGCGCAAGGTCTGGCTCGATGTGCAGCGCCATCCGCAATGGCGCTTCGAGGTGCGCGACGATGGCCAGGGGTTCGATCCGCGGGCCGTGCCGCCCGACTCGCTGCATGTGGGACTGGGCATCATGCGCGAGCGCGCAGAGCGCATAGGCGCCGAGCTCACGCTCGAGGCCACGCCCGGCCAGGGCACCTGCGTGACCCTGCAGCTGCCGCCCACGGCACGCGAGACGACGGGCGGCGGCGCTACCATGGCGGCCCTATGA
- a CDS encoding adenosylcobalamin-dependent ribonucleoside-diphosphate reductase, which yields MQREITDLAPSLSTQPISLDVLTEKYFKAGESDVEDLYRRVARALASVEREDIREAMQARFLDNLRAGAIGAGRIMSAAGTDIQATLINCFVQPVGDCIQGVDDAGYPGIYEALREAAETMRRGGGVGYDFSRIRPRGARVKGTASMASGPCSYINVFDQSCSTVESAGARRGAQMGVLRIDHPDVLDFITAKRTPGRWNNFNVSVGVPDAFMRAVEQDGEWELVHPAEPGTELVKAGAYRRADGQWVYRKVRARELWDTIMKSAYDFAEPGILFLDQINNDNNLGYTEVIQATNPCGEQPLPPYGCCDLGPIILTRFVRNPFGLHGEPAFDFDAFEKAVATQVRALDNVLDVTFWPLPQQQAESAAKRRIGVGFTGMGNTLAMLCKRYDRQDGRDMAVQIAERMRNAAYRASVELAKEKGAFPKFKAEGYLAKGTFASRLPEDIQKQIRKHGIRNSHLLSIAPTGTVSLAFADNASNGIEPPFSWTYTRRKREADGSKSEYVVEDYSWRLYKTLGGDVNKLPEYFVSAMDMAAADHVAMMEAVQPYVDTAISKTVNVPEDYPYDDFKGLYMQAWHSRLKGLATYRPNSILGAVLEVPAATEAKPQAEPAPAPAPVDLQRVVIESRPKGGLDAVAEKIEYWTQEGLKRLYLIVSFLPVSDGRGKTVERAVEFFMPVGQSSESQQWITSSMRLLSLAARGGFLERALSDMRKVAWDRGPVRLGSFTRADGAQVPLWHDSEVAAIAYAIQTILARRTQEPQQQVLPLDEPEVQVGMPPTMAGKKCNECGAHAVIRKDGCDYCTQCGAIGSCG from the coding sequence ATGCAACGTGAAATCACCGACCTCGCCCCCAGCCTGTCCACCCAACCCATCAGCCTGGATGTGCTGACGGAAAAATACTTCAAGGCTGGCGAGAGCGATGTCGAGGATCTGTACCGCCGCGTGGCCCGGGCGCTGGCATCGGTGGAGCGCGAGGACATCCGCGAGGCCATGCAGGCCCGCTTCCTGGACAACCTGCGCGCCGGTGCCATCGGCGCCGGCCGCATCATGAGCGCCGCCGGCACGGACATCCAGGCCACTCTGATCAACTGCTTCGTGCAACCCGTGGGTGACTGCATCCAGGGCGTGGACGACGCCGGCTACCCCGGCATCTACGAGGCCCTGCGCGAGGCCGCCGAGACCATGCGCCGCGGCGGCGGCGTGGGCTATGACTTCTCGCGCATCCGCCCGCGCGGCGCGCGCGTCAAGGGCACGGCCTCCATGGCCTCGGGCCCGTGCAGCTACATCAACGTCTTCGACCAGTCCTGCTCCACCGTGGAGAGCGCGGGCGCGCGCCGCGGTGCGCAGATGGGCGTGCTGCGCATAGACCACCCGGACGTGCTGGACTTCATCACCGCCAAGCGCACGCCGGGCCGCTGGAACAACTTCAACGTCTCGGTGGGCGTGCCCGACGCCTTCATGCGCGCCGTCGAGCAGGATGGCGAGTGGGAACTGGTGCACCCGGCCGAGCCCGGCACCGAACTCGTCAAGGCCGGCGCCTACCGCCGCGCCGACGGCCAGTGGGTGTACCGTAAGGTGCGCGCGCGCGAGCTCTGGGACACCATCATGAAGTCGGCCTACGACTTCGCCGAGCCCGGCATCCTGTTCCTGGACCAGATCAACAACGACAACAACCTCGGCTACACCGAGGTCATCCAGGCCACCAACCCCTGCGGCGAGCAGCCGCTGCCGCCCTATGGCTGCTGCGACCTCGGGCCCATCATCCTCACGCGCTTCGTGCGCAACCCCTTCGGCCTGCACGGCGAGCCGGCGTTCGACTTCGACGCCTTCGAGAAGGCCGTCGCCACCCAGGTGCGCGCGCTCGACAACGTGCTCGATGTGACCTTCTGGCCGCTGCCCCAGCAGCAGGCCGAATCGGCCGCCAAGCGCCGCATCGGCGTGGGCTTCACGGGCATGGGCAACACCCTGGCCATGCTGTGCAAGCGCTACGACCGTCAGGACGGGCGCGACATGGCGGTGCAGATCGCCGAGCGCATGCGCAACGCCGCCTACCGCGCCTCTGTCGAGCTGGCCAAGGAAAAGGGCGCCTTCCCCAAGTTCAAGGCCGAGGGCTATCTGGCCAAGGGCACGTTTGCCAGCCGCCTGCCCGAGGACATCCAGAAGCAGATCAGGAAGCACGGCATACGCAACAGCCATCTGCTGTCCATCGCCCCCACGGGCACGGTGAGCCTGGCCTTTGCCGACAACGCCTCCAACGGCATCGAGCCGCCGTTCTCCTGGACCTACACGCGCAGGAAGCGCGAGGCCGACGGCAGCAAGAGCGAGTACGTGGTCGAGGACTACTCCTGGCGCCTGTACAAGACCCTGGGCGGCGACGTGAACAAGCTGCCCGAATACTTCGTGAGCGCCATGGACATGGCCGCCGCCGACCATGTGGCCATGATGGAGGCCGTGCAGCCCTATGTGGACACGGCCATCTCCAAGACCGTGAACGTGCCCGAGGACTATCCCTACGACGACTTCAAGGGCCTGTACATGCAGGCCTGGCACTCGCGCCTCAAGGGCCTGGCCACCTACCGCCCCAACAGCATCCTGGGCGCCGTGCTCGAGGTGCCCGCCGCCACCGAGGCCAAGCCCCAGGCCGAACCGGCGCCTGCACCGGCGCCCGTGGACCTGCAGCGCGTGGTGATCGAGAGCCGGCCCAAGGGCGGCCTGGACGCCGTGGCCGAGAAGATCGAATACTGGACCCAGGAAGGCCTCAAGCGCCTGTACCTCATCGTCTCCTTCCTGCCCGTGTCCGACGGCCGTGGCAAGACGGTGGAGCGCGCCGTCGAGTTCTTCATGCCCGTGGGCCAGAGCAGCGAGTCGCAGCAGTGGATCACCTCCAGCATGCGCCTGCTGTCGCTGGCCGCGCGCGGCGGCTTCCTCGAGCGCGCGCTGTCGGACATGCGCAAGGTGGCCTGGGACCGTGGCCCGGTGCGCCTGGGCTCGTTCACCCGCGCCGACGGCGCGCAGGTGCCGCTGTGGCATGACTCCGAGGTCGCGGCCATCGCCTACGCCATCCAGACCATTCTGGCGCGCCGCACCCAGGAGCCGCAGCAGCAGGTGCTGCCGCTCGACGAGCCCGAGGTGCAGGTGGGCATGCCGCCCACCATGGCCGGCAAGAAGTGCAACGAATGCGGCGCCCATGCCGTGATCCGCAAGGACGGCTGCGACTACTGCACGCAGTGCGGCGCCATCGGCAGCTGCGGCTGA
- a CDS encoding ChaN family lipoprotein codes for MPSSPSSPALCLLRPLRSLRTLWWAWLLLAALTGCARLQPLPPAAHAGADAAWHAQLERWPRPDALLLGEQHDASAHQRWEADTVRWLATRGRLAALVLEMAEAGTRTDGLPADAGADQVRAALRWNEAAWPWERYREVVMAAVAAGVPVRGGNLPRAQMRAAMQDASLDGHLPPQALALQREAIAEGHCHLLPPERLMPMVRIQLARDASMARALLEARTPGRTVLLAAGWGHVRRDLGVPTWLPRDFESKVAIAQAGQALAAIKTEADYIHLTPALEPHDHCAELRARPPGAAPARP; via the coding sequence ATGCCATCGTCCCCCTCCTCCCCCGCTCTTTGCCTTCTTCGTCCCCTGCGTTCGCTGCGCACCCTGTGGTGGGCGTGGCTGCTGCTGGCGGCGCTCACGGGCTGCGCCCGGCTGCAGCCCCTGCCACCGGCCGCGCACGCCGGCGCCGATGCCGCCTGGCACGCGCAGCTCGAACGCTGGCCCAGGCCCGATGCCCTGCTGCTGGGCGAGCAGCATGACGCGAGCGCGCACCAGCGCTGGGAGGCCGACACCGTGCGCTGGCTGGCCACGCGCGGCCGCCTGGCGGCGCTGGTGCTGGAGATGGCCGAGGCCGGCACGCGCACCGACGGCCTGCCCGCCGATGCCGGCGCCGATCAGGTGCGCGCCGCCCTGCGCTGGAACGAGGCCGCCTGGCCCTGGGAGCGTTACCGCGAGGTCGTCATGGCCGCCGTGGCCGCGGGCGTGCCGGTGCGCGGCGGCAACCTGCCGCGTGCCCAGATGCGCGCGGCCATGCAGGACGCGTCGCTCGACGGCCACCTGCCGCCGCAGGCGCTGGCGCTGCAGCGCGAGGCCATCGCCGAGGGCCATTGCCATCTGCTGCCGCCCGAGCGCCTCATGCCCATGGTGCGCATACAGCTCGCGCGCGACGCCAGCATGGCCCGCGCCCTGCTCGAGGCGCGCACGCCGGGCCGCACCGTGCTGCTGGCCGCCGGCTGGGGCCATGTACGCCGCGACCTGGGCGTGCCCACCTGGCTGCCGCGGGATTTTGAGTCAAAAGTGGCAATAGCCCAGGCGGGACAAGCGCTGGCAGCTATCAAAACAGAGGCAGACTACATCCACCTCACGCCGGCCCTGGAGCCGCACGACCATTGCGCCGAGCTGCGCGCGCGCCCGCCCGGGGCGGCGCCTGCCAGGCCTTAG
- a CDS encoding nitrate/nitrite transporter, translating to MATASQPAANDSRRNRQAWSVLIVSTLAFTVCFMVWMMFGIIGIPIKKMLDLNATQFGLLTAMPVLTGSLVRVPLGIWTDKYGGRIVMAVLMACTVPAIWLMGYATEYWHFLVIGLFVGLAGGSFSVGTPYVARWFPKNRQGTAMGVYGAGNSGAAVNKFVAPVILVAFGWQAVPQVYAAIMLGTLVLFWLFSHSDPAHLVPSNVKFTDQLKALKDPKVLKYCQYYSIVFGGYVALALWMVQYYVGEYGLDIRVAALLAACFSLPGGVLRAIGGVLSDKYGAHSVTWWVMWVSWICLFLLSYPQTDFTILTVDGPKTFHLGLNVYMFTALLAVLGVAWAFGKASVFKYISDDYSGNIGTISGIVGLAGGLGGFILPIMFGALMDWTGIRSSAFMLMYGVVWVSLIWMYWTEVRRTDLLTGANAAPAQR from the coding sequence ATGGCAACCGCGTCGCAACCTGCGGCCAACGACTCCCGCCGCAATCGCCAGGCCTGGTCGGTGCTCATCGTCAGCACCCTGGCCTTCACCGTCTGTTTCATGGTCTGGATGATGTTCGGCATCATCGGCATCCCGATCAAGAAGATGCTGGACCTCAACGCCACGCAGTTCGGCCTGCTCACGGCCATGCCCGTGCTCACGGGCTCGCTGGTACGCGTGCCGCTGGGCATCTGGACCGACAAGTACGGCGGCCGCATCGTCATGGCCGTGCTCATGGCCTGCACGGTGCCGGCCATCTGGCTCATGGGCTACGCCACCGAGTACTGGCATTTCCTCGTCATCGGCCTGTTCGTGGGCCTTGCCGGCGGCTCGTTCTCGGTCGGCACGCCCTATGTCGCGCGCTGGTTCCCCAAGAACCGCCAGGGCACGGCCATGGGCGTGTACGGCGCGGGCAACTCGGGCGCGGCGGTGAACAAGTTCGTGGCGCCCGTCATCCTCGTGGCCTTCGGCTGGCAGGCCGTGCCCCAGGTGTACGCGGCCATCATGCTGGGCACGCTGGTGCTGTTCTGGCTGTTCAGCCACAGCGACCCCGCGCACCTGGTGCCGAGCAACGTGAAGTTCACCGACCAGCTCAAGGCGCTCAAGGATCCCAAGGTGCTCAAGTACTGCCAGTACTACAGCATCGTGTTCGGCGGCTATGTGGCGCTGGCGCTGTGGATGGTGCAGTACTACGTGGGTGAGTACGGCCTGGACATCCGCGTGGCGGCGCTGCTCGCGGCCTGCTTCTCGCTGCCCGGCGGCGTGCTGCGCGCCATCGGCGGCGTGCTCTCCGACAAGTACGGCGCGCACAGCGTCACCTGGTGGGTGATGTGGGTGAGCTGGATCTGCCTGTTCCTGCTGTCCTATCCGCAGACGGACTTCACCATCCTGACCGTGGACGGCCCCAAGACCTTCCACCTCGGCCTGAATGTCTACATGTTCACCGCGCTGCTGGCCGTGCTGGGCGTGGCCTGGGCCTTCGGCAAGGCCAGCGTGTTCAAGTACATCAGCGACGACTACTCCGGAAACATCGGCACCATCAGCGGCATCGTGGGTCTTGCCGGCGGCCTGGGTGGCTTCATCCTGCCCATCATGTTCGGTGCGCTCATGGACTGGACGGGCATACGCTCGAGCGCCTTCATGCTCATGTATGGCGTGGTCTGGGTGTCCCTCATCTGGATGTACTGGACCGAGGTGCGCCGCACCGACCTGCTGACCGGTGCCAATGCCGCACCCGCCCAGCGCTGA
- a CDS encoding MFS transporter, whose translation MASNAVTQNSGRTGRMLHIWTPEDKAFWEREGEAIAKLNLWISVPALFLAFAIWQVWSVVAVNLPALGFKYSTNQLFWLAAAPALSGATLRIFYSFMVPVFGGRRWTALSTASLLIPALGIGFAVQDNTTSYPTMLILALLCGLGGGNFSSSMANISFFFPKERKGSALGVNAGLGNLGVSVVQFLSPLVITLGIFGIFGGEAQVMIRNGEPQHVWAQNAAFIWVPWIAIVSLAAWFGMHDIADAKASFAAQAAIFRAKHNWIMCVLYLGTFGSFIGFAAGFPLLMKALFPSVNPLAYAWMGPLLGAVIRPFGGWLSDKVGGGVVTFWNFIVMVLAVFGVLYFLPKGLSPYSLPFGPAEGSFTGFFLMFLVLFCTTGIGNGSTFRMIPVIFLNQKLSALRGNDEAAQAQAIKDGNTEGAAAVGFAGALGAYGGFFIPKSYGSSIAATGGPEFALWMFIVFYLLCVAITWWYYARKNAEMPC comes from the coding sequence ATGGCGAGCAATGCTGTAACCCAGAACAGTGGCCGCACGGGCCGCATGCTGCACATCTGGACGCCCGAGGACAAGGCCTTCTGGGAGCGCGAGGGCGAGGCCATCGCCAAGCTCAACCTGTGGATCTCGGTGCCCGCGCTGTTCCTGGCCTTTGCCATCTGGCAGGTCTGGAGCGTGGTCGCCGTGAACCTGCCGGCGCTGGGCTTCAAGTACTCGACCAACCAGCTGTTCTGGCTGGCCGCGGCGCCCGCGCTCTCGGGCGCGACGCTGCGCATCTTCTACTCCTTCATGGTGCCGGTGTTCGGTGGCCGGCGCTGGACGGCGCTGTCCACCGCGTCGCTGCTGATACCGGCGCTGGGCATAGGCTTTGCGGTGCAGGACAACACCACCAGCTACCCGACCATGCTGATCCTGGCGCTGCTGTGCGGCCTCGGCGGCGGCAACTTCAGCTCCAGCATGGCCAACATCAGCTTCTTCTTCCCCAAGGAGCGCAAGGGCTCGGCGCTGGGCGTGAACGCGGGCCTGGGCAACCTGGGCGTGTCCGTGGTGCAGTTCCTGAGCCCGCTGGTCATCACTCTGGGCATCTTCGGCATCTTCGGCGGCGAGGCACAGGTCATGATCCGCAACGGCGAGCCCCAGCATGTCTGGGCGCAGAACGCGGCCTTCATCTGGGTGCCGTGGATCGCCATCGTCTCGCTCGCCGCCTGGTTCGGCATGCACGACATCGCCGATGCCAAGGCCAGCTTCGCGGCCCAGGCGGCGATCTTCCGCGCCAAGCACAACTGGATCATGTGCGTGCTGTACCTGGGCACGTTCGGCTCCTTCATCGGCTTTGCCGCGGGCTTTCCGCTGCTCATGAAGGCGCTGTTCCCGTCCGTCAACCCGCTGGCCTATGCCTGGATGGGGCCGCTGCTGGGCGCCGTGATCCGCCCGTTTGGCGGCTGGCTGTCGGACAAGGTGGGCGGCGGTGTGGTCACCTTCTGGAACTTCATCGTCATGGTGCTGGCCGTGTTCGGCGTGCTGTACTTCCTGCCCAAGGGCCTGAGCCCGTATTCGCTGCCGTTCGGGCCGGCCGAGGGCAGCTTCACGGGCTTCTTCCTGATGTTCCTGGTGCTGTTCTGCACCACGGGCATTGGCAACGGCTCGACCTTCCGCATGATCCCCGTGATCTTTCTGAACCAGAAACTGAGTGCCCTGCGCGGCAACGACGAGGCCGCCCAGGCCCAGGCCATCAAGGACGGCAACACCGAGGGCGCGGCCGCCGTGGGCTTTGCCGGCGCGCTTGGCGCATATGGCGGCTTCTTCATTCCCAAGAGCTACGGCAGCTCGATCGCCGCCACGGGCGGCCCCGAGTTCGCGCTGTGGATGTTCATCGTCTTCTATCTGCTGTGCGTGGCCATCACCTGGTGGTACTACGCGCGCAAGAACGCCGAGATGCCCTGCTGA
- a CDS encoding response regulator: MSAPITLFLIDDHTLLRRGLVALLSQQADLRVVGEAGDAGEALRMLPALCPDVILLDNHLPGVRGVDAIAGLREASPDSRVVMLTVSEDGADLATALRHGAQGYLLKTIDGDLLAEAVRRAARGEPVVSPEMMGKLVAAFQSQGAPEPEPEPEPEAAQPGPQLSPREEEVLREIAQGASNKEIARRLDIAETTVKIHVQHILRKLGLSSRVQAAVYASDRLRTEQ, translated from the coding sequence ATGAGCGCGCCCATCACCCTGTTCCTGATCGATGACCACACCTTGCTGCGCCGCGGCCTGGTGGCGCTGCTGAGTCAGCAGGCCGACCTGCGCGTGGTGGGCGAGGCGGGCGACGCCGGCGAGGCCCTGCGCATGCTGCCGGCCCTGTGCCCGGACGTGATCCTGCTCGACAACCACCTGCCCGGCGTGCGCGGCGTCGATGCCATCGCCGGCCTGCGCGAGGCCTCGCCCGACAGTCGCGTGGTCATGCTCACCGTGAGCGAGGACGGCGCGGATCTGGCCACCGCGCTGCGCCATGGAGCGCAGGGCTATCTGCTCAAGACCATCGACGGCGACCTGCTGGCCGAGGCCGTGCGCCGCGCCGCGCGCGGCGAGCCCGTGGTCAGCCCCGAGATGATGGGCAAGCTGGTCGCGGCCTTCCAGTCCCAGGGCGCGCCCGAGCCTGAGCCCGAGCCGGAACCCGAGGCGGCGCAACCCGGGCCGCAGCTGTCGCCGCGCGAGGAGGAGGTGCTGCGCGAGATCGCCCAGGGCGCGAGCAACAAGGAGATCGCGCGCCGCCTGGACATCGCCGAGACCACGGTGAAGATCCATGTGCAGCACATCCTGCGCAAGCTCGGCCTGAGCTCGCGCGTGCAGGCCGCGGTCTACGCGTCGGACCGGCTGCGCACCGAGCAGTAG